One region of Salvia miltiorrhiza cultivar Shanhuang (shh) chromosome 3, IMPLAD_Smil_shh, whole genome shotgun sequence genomic DNA includes:
- the LOC131013963 gene encoding uncharacterized protein LOC131013963: MGMKPSDVFKLAKGLRILVNVNEHGQPIRAARRVLTRYMMKLVKQPNLCPPDLNDFNDVKHAFGVELLRAVREKFYIPRHENVDNVLIALMGIKFRNNKYRIRKEIYKKTHARLREKLKVVLEASGVHGEELEHRVIFHEFREDQILAELDRVEPPPGFANHQWLKFKSNMKSEKAKKLSEKGKKARATQSHTHTTGTKSYAQVEDEHVIKYKEHPGPLTFFDLTHKRRDGSYVQSDSKEFMIAAKSEIVRRKNEGTCENPVELESSVWYDLMGDDKPGRARGYGIGVTKSSVTAFRAKLRQMQSESENSSAHDNEIVQLKLLLSKQQQQLVAQENVMNAYMAKTNGIIGNLRDEVLLYRTTFGAGTEDLLRSYHLKTSSGTKSTINISNRMALGSLGLHDFGHNQMEMSSEKSVQGCTQALEAGDQFQPGCSVDAFINELT, encoded by the exons ATGGGAATGAAACCTAGTGATGTTTTCAAGCTGGCTAAAGGTTTGAGAATTTTGGTAAATGTCAATGAACATGGCCAACCGATCCGAGCAGCTAGAAGAGTTCTAACAAGATACATGATGAAACTTGTTAAACAACCAAATCTTTGTCCGCCAgatttaaatgattttaatgatgttaaaCATGCCTTTGGAGTTGAGCTGCTGAGAGCTGTGAGG GAGAAATTCTATATCCCTAGACATGAAAATGTGGACAATGTATTAATTGCTCTAATGGGCATAAAATTCAGGAACAACAAGTATCGGATAAGAAAGGAGATATATAAAAAGACACATGCTAGATTGAGGGAAAAGCTGAAAGTAGTTCTGGAAGCTAGTGGTGTTCATGGTGAAGAATTGGAACATCGAGTGATATTTCATGAATTTCGTGAAGAccaaattttggcagagcttgaTCGGGTtgagcctccacctggatttgcTAATCATCAATGGCTTAAATTCAAGAGTAATATGAAATCTGAAAAGGCAAAG AAACTATCCGAGAAAGGAAAAAAAGCTCGTGCGACTCAAAGTCATACTCATACAACTGGTACCAAGAGTTATGCTCAAGTTGAAGATGAGCAT GTCATTAAATATAAAGAACATCCTGGGCCACTTACATTTTTTGACTTGACACATAAAAGGAGAGATGGTTCTTATGTGCAGAGTGATTCAAAGGAATTTATG ATTGCTGCCAAATCAGAAATTGTTAGGCGTAAAAATGAAGGAACTTGTGAAAATCCTGTTGAATTAGAAAGTTCAGTTTGGTATGACTTGATGGGTGATGATAAGCCTGGTCGAGCCCGTGGTTATGGTATTGGTGTCACGAAATCATCTGTGACTGCCTTCCGAGCCAAACTTAGGCAAATGCAAAGTGAATCAGAAAACTCCAGTGCTCATGACAATGAAATAGTCCAGCTCAAGCTATTACTTAGCAAGCAACAACAGCAACTTGTTGCACAAGAAAATGTGATGAATGCATACATGGCAAAGACAAACGGAATTATAGGCAATTTAAGAGATGAAGTTCTACTATATCGCACAACATTTGGAGCTGGTACAGAGGACTTACTTAGATCCTACCATCTGAAAACGAGCTCAGGGACAAAAAGTACTATCAATATCAGCAATAGAATGGCTCTCGGGAGTTTGGGCTTACACGACTTTGGTCACAATCAAATGGAAATGAGCTCAGAAAAAAGTGTTCAAG GTTGCACCCAAGCGTTGGAGGCTGGAGATCAATTTCAGCCAGGATGCAGTGTTGATGCTTTCATCAATGAGCTTACCTAA
- the LOC131018605 gene encoding uncharacterized protein LOC131018605 produces the protein MDIHKPVDGGSTTKEKGADLPAPAAAATAPKLELKPLPEHLRWVEAIPTVTNDSKAELANREIKQILEKSIANRKDWAKHLDDALWVYRTAYKTPIGMSLYQLVFSKSCHLPDEIEHKAYWATRRINLKFKEAGHTRRDLLTELDKWMNEAYESSRIYKERAKKFHDLSIRTKEFKPGHEVLLYDSKLRLFPGKLQSRWRGPYVVHKSNRNGTYELLASNGSTFTVNGHRLKPYFKAELVEVVNFVDP, from the exons atggatattcacaaacctgttgatgggggaagcaCTACCAAGGAAAAGGGAGCTGATTTACCTGCACCAGCTGCAGCTGCAactgcacccaaacttgagctgaagcCACTTCCCGAGCATTTGAG atgggtggaggcgatcccaactGTCACTAATGATTctaag gcgGAGTTGGCCAATCGAGAGATCAAgcaaattttggagaagagCATCGCAAACAGGAAAGATTGGGCAAAACAtttggatgatgctctttgggtgtatcgcactgcctacaaGACTCCAATTGGTATGTCTCTCTATCAACTTGTTTTTAGCAAATCTTGTCATTTACCTGatgagattgagcacaaggcatattgggcgacgaggagaatcaatttgaAGTTTAAGGAGGCCGGTCATACAAGGCGAGATTTGTTGACGGAGTTGGATAAGTGGATGAATGAAGCTTATGAGAGTTCTCGAATCTACAAGGAAAGAGCAAAGAagttccatgatttgagcatcCGCACAAAAGAATTCAAGCCGGGACATGAGGTACTCTTGTATGATTCTAAGCTTCGGTtatttcctggcaagctgcagtcTAGATGGAGAGGTCCATATGTGGTTCACAAGAGCAATCGGAATGGGACTTATGAGTTGCTTGCGTCGAATGGGTCCACTTTTACTGTTAATGGCCATCGCCTTAAACCGTACTTCAAAGCAGAGTTGGTGGAAGTGGTCAATTTCGTTGATCCATAA